TTAAACTTCAAATACATATGGCTCCGGCGAACTTGGTGCAAAATTGACGACATGAAGTGGCCGTTGAAATTGTTAAGAAATTACTGAGTTTTTACAATTCTGTTGGATGAATAGTTTTGGGGTGGTGAAGGAttcatgttattttttctgaaatgagaatatgtaTCAGGTTTTTAACTTAAGTTAGGTCTTGCCTTGTGCTTCAATTTATATGGAAGATCTTCAGATTGTTTGAACTTTGCGTGATCTTAACGCACTTTCTTTCAATGTGAATCTAGTTCTGCTTACGAGGATGGAAACTTTTGTGAGACATTCCACTTGAATTCTTCTGGGTGGAGATGCTGTGAATCTTGTGGAAAGGTAATGTGGCATCCACTTGTTTGCAGTATGGATAACGTGTAAATATTGAACCATGTATTCTCTTGCAGCAAATACATTGCGGATGTATAGTCTCCTTCCATATGTTCGTACTGTTGGATGCAGGAGGAATAGAATGCCTATCATGTGCcaaaaaaagttacattttGGTAAGATAACATTGTTCTCTATTTACTTTTGTCTCATGTTGAAAACCCTTGGTTGCTCCACGTCTTCCCTTCTGCTTTTTACACCTTgtgtttcaaaatatattgaattggatatATAGCTCTTCAAACATTGCTGCATATTAAACTCAATTTATTATACCATTGATATTGTAAACCATTGCTGGAGTTGCATTCTTGGTACACTGAAATATTCTCTTAATAAACTAGATTTTgattgtttcttttccttttaatttaattttcaccGTTCAGGGACAGGATGCGGTTTGGGTGGGTGGGTTGGTATATTATATATCCTCAATAAAATTAGACGAGTTTCGGTGTAGGACATTGTGACCTGAAATGCAACAGGTTTTTTCAATGTAGCTTGTAGAACAAAGTCCACCCGgatgaattttatatgttattgGTGAATGTTAGAAGAATATGGTCATATAATTTAGAATACCTAGGACGACAGGAAATTTAGTTTCAAATGCCTTCCTGGGCAGTTGAAGTTCTTTATGTTGCAGCAGCAGAGGGTACTTGGAGTTTTCAGCAAACTTAATTGCATGCTTCGATATCGTTATGATATAAATGTTGGAATGATCAGTTGCTGATTATTTACCTTAACAATGTTTCAGACCCCAAATCCGGCCTGGCCGCCACCTTCGCATTTCCTTCCCTCACAGCCTGAAAGAATGAAGGACCTCTCTGTGAAAACTTGGAGTGCAATAGCTGGGTCAGGTCCGGTACCATGGCGTCAGGCTCCCAGTCTGTTCAGTCGTCCTGATACCCAATCTAATGTGCAGTCAAGGATGCCCTTTGAAATTGATGTATCAGGTGGGATTGACAGGCATCACATTTGTGAGCGATTATCTAACGCTTCACCTGAGATGAAACAAGAGCGTTCATATGAAAGATTTGTTAATGGAAAGCTGAGACTTGGCCCATCTGAAACACTTCAGAATGGAAATGctggtaattttatttacttgttaagaaaagaatttagGTTTAGCTgccccttttcttttcccctcGGATTGTCCCCGAGCTCAGTTTTGTTTACTCTTTTGTTGCAGGACTTGATATGAAGGAGCAACCTTATCCCTTTGTGAATGATTTCAAGCCAGTATTCCTTAAAAATGATTCTTCTACGTCAAATTTGAGTGCCAGAGCTTCTTCATCCAAAATAACGGATGATGCCCAGCTTTCTGCCATTATTTCACAACCATCAGCTGTTTCAAGTCCTGTCGGCAGACAGGTCAGTCACATTGTAGTGGACTCATCTGGCGAGTCTCAAATACGTAATGGAAAGGCTCGAGGAGATGGGCGAGGCCGAAACCAGTTGCTTCCCCGTTATCGCCCTCAAATAACTAATGAGGAGCTTCAACAAATTTCCAGCGAGTATCCTATTGTTGTAGCAGTTTTCATGATTATAGTTTTTCTCTCAATGATCGTAAGAAGATTTCATCTAACTCctgttttttcactttatgcTCCTGATTTGTCGAGTGACATCTAGTAAGACCTGCATGAATGACCCTTTTGAACTTTCAACATCAGTGGAGCTGGGCATGCCCTGACACTAAGTGCTGTGCATGTGCAGTTTTTTGATACTTAGATTTCACCTTAGCTTCTTCTTAGCTCAAAGTCAGTTATTACTCcgttgtttgagaaaatgttAAGTGCTAGTGATGCCGGACGGATCGGGCGCTTAGTCCTGCCAAAAAAGTGTGCAGAGGTGAGTACTTATGTATTATGTGCTTTCACCCTCTTTTAAACTGTTCAAACTTTAGATGTCCAGATGTGGTTCAGGCTGAAATGTGACCTTTTCTATGCATCTTCCAGCACTAGATTTACTCTTTTTCAAACTTGGGTATACATGGGCACCTTTAGTTTCTGAAATTGAGGTCTGCTATGTCCCCCATCTTAATCAAATCCCTGGAATAATCTGAACAAACCTTCTACCAATGCAGATATAAAATGTCAAAGGGGCttgcaattataaatttgatgattggTGCTGATAATGTAACCTTTTTGCGATTTTCTGCAATTTGTTATATCTAGAGTTTGTTTTTTGACTAAACGTGTATTCttccattaatttaaattgcaaAGACTCACATGAAATTGGATAATCTGTTTTTTGTACTGCATATGTGATGTGTAATGGCCTTTGAATTTATATGCTGGTCCTCTACATTTGGTTTTAGGAAGTCCTttgttatttacatatttagaggaaacttgacccttaAGATACTTTGCAGGTCTTATTTGGTGTAAACCATGCTTGTATAGATTCCTAATACCACAATTTACTTACTTTGTTATTGACAGGCTTATTTTCCACCAATCTCTCAGCCCGAAGGCTTACCTTTAAAAGTACAGGATGTGAAAGGCAAGGAATGGGTATTTCAGTTTCGATTTTGGCCGAATAACAACAGCAGAATGTATGTCCTGGAAGGAATTACTCCTTGTATACAATCAATGCAACTGCAAGCTGGTGATGTAggtaataatatttcttttcctgCTATCACCTGGTTTGCTTGGTTCAAAGCTGATTTGCTTGTTTGCCATCAAATGCAGTCATAGTTTgctgtttaattattttatttgcacATCCATGTGATGCATTTGTAATACTCTTTTTGACTCAAGTTTATTGCTCTATTCATCGtcttaaatttacaaaatgatTTGAGGATATCTTCTGTCAGTGACATTTAGTAGGCTGGAGCCAGAAGGAAAGTTGGTCATGGGCGGCAGAAAGGCTTCAGCTATTCCATCATCGGATCAGGTTTGTCCTACTAAAACATTACATACAAACAACACATCTCGGTTACTTGTCGTTGGTGGTCAATTAGACAGAATAAGTTCTCAGTCATCACATGACCGGGGAGGGTCCTGATTTCCTGTGTTGATGAAGAGACCAAGTAAGCAGCGTGGCTGCTGAAAGTCGATTGTGTGCTTTATAACCCCATTCATACACATTGTTTAACTTTCTCCCCTCTTTGTTATGTGACATGTCTAATCATTGCCCTGATTGATATGATCCCTCCATCAAGTCCATATATCAATTCAgctcaatatttttcaacaaaatgaGAATGACTCCTTTTTGAGGACACCGGAATATTCAACAATTTGAATAGTGAAAATTGAACCAGAAGTACCCAAAGTCAAATTGGAGAACTATTTGCTAAAAATGTGGGAGAAACACCCTTTTATGCTACTTTGTGGCAGAAAACCACTCCTTCACCTTCATCCaccttttttcttattcataGTAGAGTACACACATATAGCCATTGACGAGCCTAttgaacaataaatatataagatatcatgatttttcaagtttgaggtactaaatccaaaatttataGATTTGTATGTCATTTATGCTTTTCTTGAGGTAGAGGCCGCTTATACTCTTTAAAGTTTTAGATTTCTATTTGTATATCTTCGGATTgaatctaatttttgtttattattattcaaggCTGATTTATAGTCAAGTTACGTCCTCCATCTATTTTGAGGTCAATTCTAGTCATTGCACTGTggcaattttaattagaatattCCAAAAGAAAGACAACATTGGATGTTATCATAATTAAACCCTTTTTCAGAATACATTCTCTTTTCTTGTGTGCCTGAACAGTATAGGCCTATCAATTGTATTCATGCTTTCGTCTCTATGACAACATCTCGTAATCTTTTGATGTTTATTTATTGCCAGATGTGTATGCATGTATTCTGAATTAGTACAGTTATTTCagcttttttttatttgttgtctGTGTCAACCTTAGAGACACAGTTTGTATATACTCCTATAGGTTCCTATCATTAGAAACTGAGTCTAATTTTCAATTCTGAAATATTCtttgcaatattatttttttgttcacaGGGAGATGAAGTTACTCTAATAGGAACTGATGCTTCCAATCCAGGGGATGGTAGTGCTAGACATAAATCTGGAGATGTTATCTCTGTAAACAGTCAGAGAAAAGGTAAATCATCCAATAGCCTACAGCCAATCAGTCAGGATGCCAGAGTAGATCAAGAAAGTACCTGTTCTGAAATTGATAAATCTGGATCGCTTGCAGAGAAAATACTTGAAGATAAACCTGTGATTCATAGTAAGAGGAAAAGTAGCAACTTCGGTGTGAAAAATAAGCGCCTTAGGATTGACAATGAGGATGTGATAGAGCTGAAGCTCACTTGGAAGGAAGCTCAAGGATTGATGCGCCCACCTGCAAAAATTGTTCCCTCATTCTTTGTCGTAGAAGGATGtgaatttgaagaatttgaggtacatgtatttatatctaaaattacattGTTGCTTGGTTTTATCTACCGAGTGTTTTTGTATCGTATTGTTTGCTtataaatgtgtgtgtgtgtgtgtgtgtctcgCCCCAGAAACTCTGATGAGCTATATTGTCAGAATTTGAGGTACAtgtatttatatctaaaattacattGTTGCTTGGTTTTATCTACCGAGTGTTTTTGTATCGTATTGTTTGCTtataaatgtgtgtgtgtgtgtgtgtctcgCCCCAGAAACTCTGATGAGCTATATTGTCTGTGAGATAACAACCAAGACTGGGTACACAGAAAACTTGTGTTACTTTGGGCTGTGTAAATGATTTACCATAAAGTAAGCTTTGGGGCCACATTACTGTCTGTATTTCTCAATCTGCTTGATTTGTGATGAGTGTTTTAAAGAGACTCCAATGATAGTTTCAGTTTGAAAAATGTAACTGGATGTGTGCCCTGATGGTGTTGGTGGGGTTACTGGAGTGTGGAAGGTAGCATGAAAAGGATGGGTTGACAACCAGAGGTGACTGTGATTTCCCACTTTTACCTGATCTGGAAAattggatcttataagcttgGTGGCCTCTGAAATCTAAATCCATGGTTGCCTGGAAGCTAAAAGTAAGCCCATGGACATTGGGTTCTGGGCTTGCTTTGCTATTCACATCCTGGGTCATGTTGTTGGCCTGAGGTGGGACGTGTGCTTTTGACTGTTCTGTCCTCAATTCCGACTTCCACATAGTGCATTCTGTTATTCTTTAACTTGTTCAGTGAAAGTAGACTCCAATTCTGAACTTATGATTGGAATTTATGACTTCTGTTCTGTAGTTTCTTGAAAGGCTTAAGTTTCTGTATAGTAAACTGTAGAATATAGTTTGAATAACGTCTAGTCTCTTGGTGTCTATGGTTTTGGGTTTCTGATGCATATTTATTATCCCCATGTTGAGCTTCAGGACTGATGATAAAGCATGAGAAATTTCATTTCCTCTAGCTTCCTGATCTGGTTCTCTCTTTCAGGAAGCTGCACCAGTTATTGGAAGGCCTACTATTTTGGGGATAGATCATTTTGGGTAAGTCGCGTTGCCTTTGTGAGTAGCTGCAGCATTCCTTTTTACCTCTCTCCTATCCAGGCTATCCTTCACTTTCTCTCTCGCtctcatattattattgttgttgttattatttctttttatgaaCTCTCCCTATCTTGCACAAAGAAATACTGACAttctattattcttttataagtgAAAAGATACAGTGGGTCCAATGTGAGGACTGTTTTAAGTGGCGTAAAGTGCCTGCAGATGCTCTTCTTCCTTCAAGGTGGATCTGTTCAGAGAATGTATGGGACCTTGACAGGTATTGCAGGAGTTGTCTATTCTTAATATTGACTTTCTTTCTGTTGGTATCTCACTTCTCGACGGAGTCTTGTCTATGATTTCAACTTTTTGAGTAGTTCATGAGgtttcttaatttcttctcTTACTTTCTGCATCAGATCTTTGTGTTCAGCTGATGAGGAATTAACAAAAGAACAGCTTGAACATTTGCTACCTGCCATGAATAAAGGTCTAccttccttttcttctcctGCAGCATTACTGATTTTGCCGTCCAATGGGTActaatttttctccaaatgtTGTGCAGACGCTTCTAGAAAAGAGGACATCACTGACCAGGATGCAGATCTGTTTGTTGCTCTGGAAGGACTTGATGCACTTGCTAATTTAGCTATCCAAGGGGAGGGAGAGGGCCTTCCAATTTCATCTGAGAGCAGGACAAAACACCCACGTCATAAACCTGGCTGCACATGTATTGTCTGCCTTCAACCTCCCAGTGGGAAGGGCTCTAAGCACAGTCAATCCTGTGACTGCGTTGTTTGTAGTTCATTGAAGCGTCGTTTTAGAACTCTGATGGAGAGGCGTGAGAAGAAACAATTGGAAAAAGAAGGTGACTCCTCATCTCAGAGCTTGCAATGGCAACAATCACCTGAAAAACTGCAGTCTGTTGATACACATGCTGGCACTGACGCTGGAATTAGTGGCCTAAATCAGGAAGAGATGGGAAAATGGGGCTATCTTGATGAAGCTAATGGTAGAAAATCTTCAACATCACCTTTGAAAGGTCAAATAGACCTTAATATCCAGCCGGATCGGGAGGAAGAGTTGTCACCCAGCTCAGATTCTGGAGCCATGAAGCACGTGCTCCCAGGTTCTGCAGACAGGTTTTTCCGGCAGCAGAGATCTTTGGGCTCTGATGTTATTGCAGATTTAGTTGGGAAGCAGATGCAGCAGGATGGAATTGGAGGTGCGAATTTCATTAGTTGCATGGCCCTAGACAGCAGTCATCAGAAAACTGTTTAGATCAGATCCACATCACTTGGGTTTGGTGAGGTACTCTTATGCCGAGTATCACTGATTTTAGGAAGTATTTTGGCAGAGTCGAAATTTTGTTACTCTCATCTGCTTTGCCTTGGTAAAAAAGCTGTACATAGAGAAAAAGGTAGGAATTGAAGGTTGCAAAACCATTAGTTTAGCAGATAGATGTGCACAGTTAGCGGTTAtcctattttttctttccagAAGCAAGGGTTCGTTGCAGAATGTCTAGGATTAAGGACTCAAGATAACCCAACTGGTTGTAAATTATCTGGTCTAAGTATTTTGATTTCGTTCATTAGTGGAATGCAGCTACATGATTCTTTGCGCAGGGCTGCCTCTTTGCTGAAACCCTGACTCATTTCGGCCTGTATGGTTTTGAGTGGATGGCTAAGAATGTACGATGGAATGGTTCTCAAATTTCTTATGTCGCAAGTTCAATTTGATAGGCCGATTATGAAGACTTAAGGCCTCATAATTTTGacctaattaaaattgttaagaATGGTCTCCATTTCCAAATTAATGAACTCTATGTGATTATAACTCTTCTCGTGTTATTTTGCGGGTTCgatctatatatttaacttttaacaTACAGTTGgtaatttttgtatgttaatttaatatacttattgAAAAGGaataagatttaattatatggagtaatataactaaaaaagaagaggaacaatagaagagagaaagagtaGTAATACACAAACTTTATTGAAGAAGATACATAAAACATTGAGAGTGAGGAGATGGTAAGCTTTTGTCCAGATTAGATTTAAATTGTTAATCCAGTCCTAAGTTGATTTAATCAAGTCCATCAGTTGTAGAAAATGGAGGCCAGGTTTCCAACGTGGACAAAAGCTTGGTTGTGATGAGGTTTCCGCAGTGACTGCACAGCCAAATGCGATCCTCCAGGCAAAGCAAAACtcgaaaaaatatcaaaagaccCTCTCTCTGGTTATTTCCATTTCTTCgtcttctcttctctcttcatCTCAACATCCAGGGCGAAGGGGATGATGAATCCCCGGTAATCCTCGTCCTTTGAGGGAAGAAATCAAACAAGGCGAGAAACCCAGCAGGTTTTCCTTGCCCCAAATTCAAGGCCATAGATTTATTCTGTGCCTGGAAAAATGGACATGTTTGATGGCTCCTTTAAGATTTACGTCGACGCCCACAACAACCACCACCCAAAAATGGATGACATTGAGCGGGGGGGGCATGGGAATGACCCATACGGCATTGACATGTTCTCCAAGGAGGTTGACAATGTGAGGGACGATATGAAGAACATGGAGAAGCTCTACAGCAGATTGGGGGAATGCAATGAAGAGATTAAGATGGCGGAGAATGCCAAAACCATGAAAGAGCTTCGAGCTCAATTGAATATGGACCTGGATCACCTCCTTAAGCTGGCTAAGCAAAT
This genomic window from Sesamum indicum cultivar Zhongzhi No. 13 linkage group LG12, S_indicum_v1.0, whole genome shotgun sequence contains:
- the LOC105175467 gene encoding B3 domain-containing protein Os07g0563300 → MSSSTTKVCFNSNCKEASDKWRRGWRRRTGEYAHLCDRCASAYEDGNFCETFHLNSSGWRCCESCGKQIHCGCIVSFHMFVLLDAGGIECLSCAKKSYILTPNPAWPPPSHFLPSQPERMKDLSVKTWSAIAGSGPVPWRQAPSLFSRPDTQSNVQSRMPFEIDVSGGIDRHHICERLSNASPEMKQERSYERFVNGKLRLGPSETLQNGNAGLDMKEQPYPFVNDFKPVFLKNDSSTSNLSARASSSKITDDAQLSAIISQPSAVSSPVGRQVSHIVVDSSGESQIRNGKARGDGRGRNQLLPRYRPQITNEELQQISSDSKSVITPLFEKMLSASDAGRIGRLVLPKKCAEAYFPPISQPEGLPLKVQDVKGKEWVFQFRFWPNNNSRMYVLEGITPCIQSMQLQAGDVVTFSRLEPEGKLVMGGRKASAIPSSDQGDEVTLIGTDASNPGDGSARHKSGDVISVNSQRKEKILEDKPVIHSKRKSSNFGVKNKRLRIDNEDVIELKLTWKEAQGLMRPPAKIVPSFFVVEGCEFEEFEEAAPVIGRPTILGIDHFGEKIQWVQCEDCFKWRKVPADALLPSRWICSENVWDLDRSLCSADEELTKEQLEHLLPAMNKDASRKEDITDQDADLFVALEGLDALANLAIQGEGEGLPISSESRTKHPRHKPGCTCIVCLQPPSGKGSKHSQSCDCVVCSSLKRRFRTLMERREKKQLEKEGDSSSQSLQWQQSPEKLQSVDTHAGTDAGISGLNQEEMGKWGYLDEANGRKSSTSPLKGQIDLNIQPDREEELSPSSDSGAMKHVLPGSADRFFRQQRSLGSDVIADLVGKQMQQDGIGGANFISCMALDSSHQKTV